The genomic stretch TGGAGGGACTTCTATCTCCTTCACTCGGACTTTGCCGGATATGCCACTGGGTCTACCAACGACTGCATCGACGAAGTCTCTTGAGGTCGTTCCTCTGCCGGAAGGAAACAAGTGTGACATGGCTTCGGCCGTGGTTTCATCTTCCTCGCGAGGAAAGAGGTGTTCTCTGACAGACTCCGATGGTTCGGGTTCATCAAGCACCACCGTTGGGGGAGCGACCTCCACAAAGGGATCCCCTTCACGGACGTCGTCCGGTGACAATTCAGTCATTGGAGAATCCGCCCAGTAGGCCGGTGGTTCGTCCGAATGTGACTCCGTCAGCAGATCTGACGTTCCTGTTTCTAGTTCTGATGTCCCCGGCGAAGCGTCTGAGTGTTCATCTGTGCCGTGTTCGTGACCAGTGTGAGATGACAGCGGCTCTTCCGGTACTATGAATCCATCGGTGTCCTCCATGTCGTCGTCTTCCAGCGGAGGTAGTGTATCGACTGTCTCATCGGTGATCTGACCGGTGTCGTCAGAATATGCCCGTGAGCTGCCTATCTCTCCAGCAAGGTAGTCCATCATTCTCCGCTCCAGCGTGTCGTCAGGCAACTCCTCCGGTAGTCCGAGCAATTCTTCATCTGAACTGTGTTCCTCTGTGGTGCCGTCAAGCTTGGCGCCGCAGTGTACGCACTGAGTCGACTCCTGTTTGACTGTCTTTCCGCAAAGTGGGCATACTCTGTCGTTCATTGTCTTGATTGGCCCCCTAGCGCACTTGGGTCTTGACGATGCCTTAATGAAGATGGGCAAGTGATGTACTAGGTCGCACTGTACGTACCTCAAGTTGTACTTTCATAAGGGTTGTTGGGATGTGGCCGTCATTCCTGTCTATTGGAAGAGCCACAGATAAGTCAGGGCAGTTATCGCCGCTCCAAGGAAAAGGCCAACCATACCCTGGCGTGCGGTGTGCTGTCGGAGTTTCACCCTTGACCAGACGATGGCACCCCAGACCAGCACCACCGGTGCTGCAGTCCACCCGTACATATAGACAAGTGCAGTACTTGGTCCTGCCGCTCCGGCGGCATGTACTGAGACCTTATACCTGAGAGTGGCTAGCATGACTCCTAGAGTCACCGTGAAGTAGGCTGCAGAGAGCACAGCCATGACGTGGCACTCGCCGACATAGTAGGCTGCGTATGCCGTCGCATAGCACATCAGCGCCCACAAGAAATACCACCCCCTCTTTGATCGATCGGACACATCAAGGTCGACGCGTCCTTGCCATGCGTCGTAGACTATTGGCACAACAGGTGCAATGACCATAAGGAACACACATAGAGTCAACACCGTGAGGGCGTCCAAAGTGGGGCCAAGTCCTATAGGTGATGTCAGTGAGACTACGAGTCCTGTATACAGATTGAAAAGAGGCGCTGGAGTCAGCCTTGATATCAAGCGAGACACAGTTACACTTCGACCGGTGAGGTCGAATGCCTCATCACCATACTTCATGACGGGCTACCCTTCGCCACGTCGTGAACCGTGACGTAGGGAAAAAGCTTTTCTTCAATGACGGAGCCCGTATCAGAGACTTACAGTCTGCGGTGTGGATGTGCCAATCATGCCTGCGATGCCAAAACGAGAGATTTTCGAACGCATTATTCAGAACTTGACAAGCAAGTTCCCTGATGTCTATGCAGCACTCTTCATCAGCCCGGAAGGGTTTCCGATAAACACATGGGGGGTCTCAATGGAACGAGCTGAGGAGATATCTGCCCTTCTAAGCGCGCTGATTGGCAAGACGAAGGAAGTGATCTGCCAAGTGCATGAGGGCAGCGACATGCAGTTCATTCAGATTCAGACAAGCCTCGGTGGCATCCGCATTGCGCCTCAGGATGAGTTCATCCTCGTCACAATGTCGTCAAACTGAGCAGATTCACATCACCGAGCGGATGCTTGACGCAAATCTGCCTGCCGGTCCCCGTAAGGTTCGACTCAGGTCCAAAGTAGTGCTTCACTATCAGTCATATTCGATGATAGCTCGGTGTTTCGACTCGTGCCATTTTTATACCACACCAAATGATTCATTGCTGGCCACTTGCTTGAAGCAAGAGTTGATGTCTTGCCC from Candidatus Thorarchaeota archaeon encodes the following:
- a CDS encoding roadblock/LC7 domain-containing protein, which gives rise to MPAMPKREIFERIIQNLTSKFPDVYAALFISPEGFPINTWGVSMERAEEISALLSALIGKTKEVICQVHEGSDMQFIQIQTSLGGIRIAPQDEFILVTMSSN